One segment of Chlorocebus sabaeus isolate Y175 chromosome 26, mChlSab1.0.hap1, whole genome shotgun sequence DNA contains the following:
- the KNL1 gene encoding outer kinetochore KNL1 complex subunit KNL1 isoform X2 yields MKIERKSEMAETEAGENLLLIQNKKLEDNYCEITGMNTLLSAPIHTQMQQKEFSIIEHNHERKHANDQTVIFSDENQMDLTSSHTVMITKGLLDNPKSEKSTKIDTTSFLANLKLHTEDSRMKKEVNFSMDQSTSSENKINFNDFIKRLKTGKCNAFPNGPDKENFEIPVYSNESDSASSIHQMHISLNKDENNSNVTRIFREKDDGMNFTQCHTANIQTLIPTSSETNSRESKGNDITIYGTDFMDLTFNHTIQILPATNNFSEIENQTQNAMDVTTGYGTKASGSKINFKSKQNTAFQDPSINPADKIHITRSHIMGAETHIVSQTCNQDARILAMTPESVCSNPCIQGCKTVFYSSCNDAMEMTKCLSNMREEKNLLKHDSNYSKMYCNPDAMSCLTEKTIYSGEENMDITKSHTVAIDNQIFKQDQSNVQIAAVPTPEKEMMLQNHMTTSEDGKMNVNCNSLPHISKERIQQSLSNPLSISLTDRKTELLAGEDMDLTESHTSNLGSQVPLATYNLAPENTSESHSHNKSSSDECEEMTKSHNEPFQRPDMIIKNSLTDTWNKDKDRVLKVLPYLDKDSPQSADCNQEIATSHNVVYCGGVLDKQVANRNTVSCEQSLFSTTKPLFSSGQSSMKNHDTTISSHTVKSVLGHNSKLAGPLRKSLSNPTPDCCHDKMIICSEEEQNMDLTKSHTVVIGFGPSELQELGKTNLEHTTSQLTTTSRQIAVKVEKCGKSPTEKSGVLKSNCIMDVLEDESIQKPKFPKEKQNVRIWGRKSVGGPKIDKTIIFSEDVKNDMDITKSYTVEINHRPLLEKHDCHLVPLAGTSETILYTCGQDDMEITRSHTTALECKTVSPDEITTRPMDKTVVFVDNHDELEMTKSHTVFIDYQEKERTDRLNFEVSQRKSLGTPKVIGTPTEESVFFPENGESDRLVANDSQLTPLEEWSNNRGPVEVADNMELSKSATWKKIKAVQNSGFLNEPLSGKSQRRKSLKQKNDKTIVFSENDKNDMDITQSCMVAIGNKSALENKEDFHLVPFAGTSKTILYSCGQDDMEVTRSHTTALECKTVPSNEIAVRPLDKTVLFTDNYNDLEVTNSDTVFIDCQAAEKILEENPKFGIAKGKNLGVSFPKDNSCVQEIAEKQALAVGNKIVHTEQKQQLFASTNKTTNEIVKFHNAAMDEKVIGKVVEQACTLEKAQIESCRLNNRDRRNVGFTSSHATAICGSSDNYSCLPNVISCTDILEGSAMPLCDKDEEKANNCPVQNDRAYANDFASEYYLESEGQHLSAPCPLLEKEEVIQTSTKGQLDCVITLHKDQDLIKEPRNLLANQTLVYSQDLGEMTKLNSKRISFKLQTDQMKVFVDDIRVVSQPHFSTDQPPLPKKGQSSINKDEVILSKAENKSLNIGNSSAPICEKPKMFNNEKWFAAACKKKLKENIQRTNYNTALDFHSNSDLTKQVIQTHVNAEEAPDPVITSNVPCFHSIKPNLNNLNGKTEEFLAFQTVHIPPLPKQLLELGNKAHNDTSIVQATEIRNINISSNAKDSRDEENKKSHNGAETTCLPSKTVFKDKVRRCSLGIFLPRLPNKRNCSVTGIDDLEQIPADTTDLNHLEIQPVSSKDSGIGSVAAKVNLSPSQYINEENLPIYPDEINSSDSINIETEEKALIETSQKDISPYENKMEKTCNSQKRMWVQEEEDIHKEKKIRKNEINFSDTTQDQEIFDHHTEEDIDKSANSVLTKNLSRTPSSCSSSLDSVKADGTCLDFSTYRSSQMESQFLRDTICEESLREKLQDGRITIREFFILLQVHILIQKPRQSNLPGNFTINTPPTPEDLMLSQYVYRPKIQIYREDCEARRQKIEELKLSALNQDKLLADINKNLWEKMRHCSDDKLKAFGIYLNKIKSRFTKMTKVFTHQGKVALYGKLVQSAQNEREKLQIKIDEMDKILKKIDNCLSEMETETKNLEDEEKDNPVDKWDSEMRAAEKELEQLKTEEEELQRNLLELEVQKEQTLAQIDFMQKQRNRTEELLDQLSLSEWDVVEWSDDQAVFTFVYDTVQLTITFEESVVGLPFLDKRYRKIVDVNFQSLLDEDQAPPSSLLVHKLIFQYIEEKESWKKTCRTQHQVPKMLEEFSLVVHHCRLLGEEIEYLKRWGPNYNLMNIDVNNTELRLLFSSSAAFAKFEITLSLSAYYPSVPLPSTIQNHVGNTSQDDIAAILSKVPLENNYLKNVVKQIYQDLFQDCHFYH; encoded by the exons gGATGAACACATTGCTTTCTGCTCCCATTCATACCCAGATGCAACAGAAGGAG TTTTCAATTATAGAACATAACCATGAAAGGAAACATGCAAATGACCAGACAGTCATCttttcagatgaaaaccagaTGGACCTGACATCAAGTCATACTGTAATGATTACCAAAGGCCTTTTAGATAATCCCAAAAGTGAAAAGTCCACCAAGATAGATACCACATCATTTCTAGCTAATTTAAAGCTTCACACTGAGGActcaagaatgaaaaaagaagtaaatttttCCATGGATCAAAGCActtcttcagaaaataaaataaatttcaatgatTTCATAAAGAgattgaaaacaggaaaatgtaatGCCTTTCCTAATGGGCCTGATAAAGAAAATTTTGAGATACCTGTTTATTCCAATGAATCAGATAGTGCCTCTTCTATACATCAAATGCATATATCTCTTAATAAAGATGAGAATAACAGTAATGTTACTAGAATCTTTAGAGAAAAAGATGATGGGATGAATTTCACCCAGTGTCATACAGCCAATATTCAGACATTGATTCCCACATCCAGTGAGACCAACTCACGGGAATCTAAAGGTAATGATATTACAATTTATGGCACTGACTTTATGGACTTGACATTTAACCACACTATACAGATTTTACCTgcaacaaataatttttctgaaatagaaaatcaaactcAGAATGCCATGGATGTAACAACAGGTTATGGAACTAAAGCTTcaggaagtaaaataaattttaagagtaAGCAAAATACTGCTTTTCAAGACCCTTCCATAAACCCTGCAGACAAAATACATATTACCAGAAGTCATATTATGGGGGCAGAAACTCACATAGTCTCACAGACTTGTAATCAAGATGCCAGAATATTAGCCATGACCCCAGAATCTGTATGTTCTAATCCATGTATTCAAGGTTGTAAGACAGTTTTCTATTCTAGTTGTAATGATGCCATGGAAATGACCAAATGTCTGTCAAAtatgagagaggagaaaaatttGCTAAAGCATGACAgtaattattctaaaatgtattgcAATCCAGATGCTATGTCTTGTCTCACAGAGAAAACTATTTATTCCGGAGAGGAGAACATGGACATTACCAAGAGTCATACAGTTGCAATAGATAATCAGATTTTTAAACAAGATCAATCAAATGTGCAAATAGCAGCTGTACCAacacctgaaaaagaaatgatgctCCAAAATCATATGACCACATCAGAAGATGGGAAAATGAATGTAAATTGTAACTCACTTCCTCATATATCTAAGGAAAGAATACAGCAGAGCCTGTCAAATCCTTTATCTATTTCATTGACTGATAGAAAGACTGAACTCTTAGCAGGTGAAGATATGGATTTGACTGAAAGTCACACAAGTAACTTAGGAAGTCAAGTTCCTCTTGCAACTTATAATCTAGCACCGGAGAATACCAGTGAATCTCACTCTCACAACAAAAGCTCTTCAGATGAATGTGAAGAAATGACCAAAAGTCATAATGAACCATTTCAACGGCCAGACATGATAATCAAAAACAGCTTAACCGATACCTGGAACAAAGACAAAGATCGGGTTTTGAAGGTTTTGCCCTACCTTGATAAAGATTCTCCTCAGTCAGCTGATTGTAATCAGGAGATAGCAACAAGCCATAATGTAGTCTACTGTGGTGGAGTTCTTGATAAACAAGTAGCTAATAGAAATACAGTTTCATGTGAACAATCTTTGTTTTCTACCACAAAGCCATTATTTTCATCAGGACAATCCTCTATGAAAAATCATGATACTACTATAAGTAGTCATACAGTGAAATCTGTACTAGGCCACAATTCTAAACTGGCTGGGCCACTGAGGAAAAGTTTAAGCAATCCCACACCTGACTGTTGCCATGACAAGATGATTATATGTTCAGAGGAAGAGCAAAATATGGATCTAACAAAGAGCCACACCGTTGTCATTGGATTTGGTCCTTCTGAACTACAAGAACTTGGTAAAACTAATTTAGAACACACTACTAGCCAGCTAACAACAACGAGCAGGCAGATAGCTGTGAAAGTTGAAAAATGTGGTAAAAGTCCCACAGAAAAAAGTGGAGTACTTAAATCTAACTGTATTATGGATGTGTTAGAGGACGAAAGTATACAGAAACCTAAATTtccaaaggaaaagcaaaatgtcAGAATTTGGGGAAGGAAAAGTGTTGGCGGACCAAAAATTGATAAGACTATTATATTTTCAGAAGATGTTAAGAATGATATGGATATCACTAAGAGTTATACAGTAGAAATAAACCATAGACCTTTATTAGAGAAACATGATTGTCATTTGGTGCCATTGGCAGGaacttctgaaactattttatatacatgtgGGCAGGATGACATGGAGATCACTAGAAGTCACACAACTGCCTTAGAATGTAAAACTGTCTCACCAGATGAAATAACTACTAGGCCTATGGACAAAACTGTAGTGTTTGTAGATAATCATGATGAACTAGAAATGACAAAGTCCCATACTGTTTTCATTGATtaccaagaaaaggaaagaacagacCGACTTAACTTTGAAGTATCCCAAAGGAAAAGCCTAGGAACACCAAAAGTGATAGGTACTCCTACTGAGGAGAgtgttttctttccagaaaatggTGAAAGTGACCGTCTAGTAGCAAATGACAGCCAGCTAACACCTCTGGAGGAATGGTCTAATAATAGGGGCCCTGTAGAGGTAGCTGATAACATGGAATTGTCTAAATCAGCCACTTGGAAAAAGATCAAAGCTGTACAAAATTCTGGATTTCTCAATGAACCTCTATCAGGCAaaagtcagagaagaaaaagcCTTAAGCAAAAAAATGACAAGACCATTGTATTTTCAGAGAATGATAAAAATGATATGGATATTACCCAGAGTTGTATGGTGGCAATAGGTAACAAAAGTGCCCTGGAGAATAAAGAGGACTTCCATTTGGTGCCTTTTGCAGGGACTTCTAAAACTATTTTGTATTCATGTGGGCAGGATGACATGGAGGTCACTAGGAGTCACACAACTGCCTTAGAATGTAAAACTGTCCCGTCAAATGAAATAGCTGTTAGGCCCTTGGACAAAACTGTGTTATTCACAGATAATTACAATGATCTGGAAGTCACCAATTCTGATACTGTTTTCATTGATTGTCAAGCCGCAGAGAAAATACTTGAAGAGAACCCTAAATTTGGAAtagcaaaaggaaaaaacttgGGTGTTTCCTTTCCTAAGGATAATAGCTGTGTTCAAGAAATCGCTGAAAAACAAGCATTGGCTGTAGGAAACAAAATTGTTCACACTGAGCAAAAGCAACAACTCTTTGCTTCTACTAATAAAACTACTAATGAAATCGTCAAATTCCATAATGCTGCTATGGATGAAAAGGTCATAGGGAAAGTTGTAGAACAGGCCTGTACATTGGAAAAAGCCCAAATTGAAAGCTGTCGGTTAAATAATAGAGATAGAAGAAATGTGGGCTTTACAAGTAGTCATGCAACTGCTATTTGTGGATCCAGTGATAATTATTCCTGTTTACCAAATGTTATTTCCTGTACTGATATTTTGGAGGGTAGTGCCATGCCCTTATGtgataaagatgaggaaaaagccaATAATTGCCCAGTGCAAAATGATCGTGCTTATGCAAATGATTTTGCCAGTGAATATTACTTGGAATCTGAGGGACAGCATCTCTCTGCTCCTTGTCCTTTGTTAGAGAAGGAAGAAGTTATTCAAACCAGTACCAAAGGACAGTTAGACTGTGTCATAACACTGCACAAAGATCAAGATCTGATTAAGGAGCCACGAAATCTATTGGCTAATCAAACTTTAGTATATAGTCAAGATCTGGGGGAGATGACTAAACTTAATTCAAAGCGAATATCTTTTAAGCTTCAAACGGATCAAATGAAAGTCTTTGTTGATGATATTCGTGTTGTTTCTCAGCCTCATTTCTCAACTGACCAACCTCCATTACCTAAAAAAGGACAGAGTAGTATCAATAAAGATGAAGTGATACTGTCTAAAGCTGAAAATAAGAGTTTAAATATAGGAAATTCCTCTGCACCCATATGTGAAAAGCCCAAAATGTTCAATAATGAGAAGTGGTTTGCTGCAGCCtgtaaaaaaaaactgaaggaaaatattcaaagaactaaCTATAATACAGCTCTGGATTTCCACAGTAACTCAGACTTAACTAAGCAAGTCATACAAACTCATGTCAATGCTGAAGAAGCACCAGATCCTGTAATTACATCTAATGTTCCATGTTTTCATAGTATCAAACCAAATCTGAATAATTTGAATGGAAAAACTGAAGAGTTCTTAGCTTTTCAAACTGTTCATATACCACCCCTTCCAAAGCAATTACTTGAATTAGGAAATAAGGCACACAATGATACGAGTATAGTGCAAGCTACAGAAATACGTAATATTAACATCTCCAGCAATGCTAAAGATAgtagagatgaagaaaataaaaagtctcaTAATGGAGCTGAAACCACCTGTCTACCATCAAAgacagtttttaaagataaagtaAGGAGATGTTCTTTGGGAATCTTTTTGCCTAGATTGCCAAACAAGAGAAACTGTAGTGTCACTGGTATTGATGACCTGGAACAGATTCCAGCAGACACAACTGATTTAAATCATTTAGAAATTCAGCCAGTCTCCAGCAAAGATTCAGGCATTGGATCTGTTGCAGCTAAAGTGAACCTAAGTCCTTCTCAATATATAAATGAGGAAAATCTTCCTATATATCCTGATGAGATCAATTCTTCAGACTCTATCAACATTGAAACTGAGGAAAAGGCTTTGATTGAGACATCCCAAAAAGATATTTcaccatatgaaaataaaatggaaaaaacttGCAATAGCCAAAAAAGAATGTGGgtacaagaagaagaagatattcataaggagaaaaaaatcagaaaaaatgagATTAACTTTAGTGATACTACACAAGATCAGGAG ATTTTTGATCACCATACTGAAGAGGATATAGATAAAAGTGCTAACAGCGTATTGACAAAAAACCTGAGCAGGACCCCATCTAGTTGCAGCAGCTCTCTGGATTCAGTCAAGGCTGATGGGACCTGTCTGGACTTCAGCA CTTACCGCAGTAGTCAAATGGAatcacagtttctcagagataCTATTTGTGAAGAGAGCTTGAGGGAg aagcTCCAAGATGGGAGAATAACAATAAGGGAGTTCTTTATACTTCTCCAGGTCCACATCTTGATACAGAAACCCCGACAGAGCAATCTCCCAGGCAAT tttactaTAAACACACCACCTACTCCAGAAGACCTGATGTTAAGTCAATATGTTTACCGACCCAAGATACAGATTTATAGAGAAGATTGTGAGGCTCGTCGCCAAAAGATTGAAGA attAAAGCTTTCTGCATTGAACCAAGATAAGCTGTTGGCTGATATAAATAAGAACCTGTGGGAAAAAATGAGGCACTGCTCTGACGACAAG CTGAAGGCCTTTGGAATTTaccttaacaaaataaaatcacgTTTTACCAAGATGACTAAAGTCTTCACTCACCAAGGAAAAGTGGCTCTGTATGGCAAGCTGGTGCAGTCAGCTCAG aACGAGAGGGAGAAACTTCAAATAAAGATAGATGAGAtggataaaatacttaagaaGATCGATAACTGCCTTAGTGAGATGGAAACag AAACTAAGAATTTGGAGGATGAAGAGAAAGACAATCCTGTGGACAAATGGGATTCTGAAATGAGAGCTGCAGAGAAAG aaTTGGAACAGCTGAAAACTGAAGAAGAGGAGCTTCAAAG AAATCTCTTAGAACTGGAGGTACAAAAAGAGCAGACCCTTGCTCAAATAGACTTTatgcaaaaacaaagaaatagaactgAAGAGCTGCTGGATCAGTTGAG CTTGTCTGAGTGGGATGTTGTTGAATGGAGTGATGATCAAGCTGTATTCACCTTTGTTTATGACACAGTACAACTCACCATCACCTTTGAAGAGTCAGTTG TTGGTCTCCCTTTCCTGGACAAGCGTTATAGGAAGATTGTTGATGTGAATTTTCAATCTCTGTTAGACG